One part of the Sarcophilus harrisii chromosome 5, mSarHar1.11, whole genome shotgun sequence genome encodes these proteins:
- the LOC116419552 gene encoding tripartite motif-containing protein 43-like, producing MAATVKFLQDLQSEITCSICRGYFCEPVTIGCGHSFCQACLSSSWRVGAPVFSCPECRRVSHSREIPLVNMRLVELTELGKELSSKILQSTEGQSQYVTHKKFCKLLCDEDQTALCVTCWETPDHGAHKISPVQEAAHKYRRELEHIGTCLGKHLEYDEQLLAQVKRPAVDWYWLIRAEFYQLCRLLMEEENRCLDRIRQEQKASQDRLSQHMQSLQDLMQELQKVGHQANMDMLQHARQLLGRSESILAQRAKAVTPELKEYPIPGLIEMLNRFRVDLTLDPTSADSCVSVLWDLKSAKAEEDWQVETEDTSCHPVLARQAFRSGSQYWEVDVAQLPQWVLGIYTPYLRRKRTRNMDICDFAFLLRCVKKEGDYYLQTYPGPLDHRMKGPLPRVGVYLEYSSGTLAFYNVLQSSLIYKFHSIPFTAPVTPIFSPGPPLLGTNPGPMTLCPVDSHLCACCYSSQ from the coding sequence ATGGCTGCTACTGTGAAATTTCTGCAGGACCTTCAGAGTGAGATCACCTGTAGCATCTGCAGGGGCTACTTCTGTGAGCCTGTCACCATTGGGTGCGGGCACAGTTTTTGTCAAGCATGTCTCTCCTCCAGCTGGAGAGTTGGAGCCCCAGTTTTCTCCTGCCCTGAATGCAGGCGAGTTTCCCACAGCAGGGAGATCCCATTAGTGAACATGCGCCTAGTTGAGTTGACTGAGCTGGGCAAAGAGCTCAGCTCCAAGATTTTGCAGAGCACTGAAGGCCAGAGCCAGTATGTCACTCACAAGAAATTCTGCAAGCTATTGTGTGATGAGGACCAGACAGCACTGTGTGTGACATGTTGGGAAACCCCAGACCATGGGGCTCACAAAATCTCCCCCGTGCAAGAGGCTGCTCACAAATACAGGAGGGAGCTCGAGCACATTGGGACCTGTTTGGGGAAACACCTGGAGTATGATGAGCAACTGCTTGCTCAGGTGAAAAGACCGGCTGTTGACTGGTACTGGCTGATCAGGGCTGAATTCTACCAACTGTGCCGCTTGTTAATGGAGGAAGAGAACAGATGTCTTGACAGGATAAGACAAGAGCAGAAAGCCAGCCAGGACAGACTATCCCAGCACATGCAAAGCCTGCAGGACCTCATGCAAGAGCTGCAGAAAGTGGGCCACCAAGCCAATATGGATATGCTGCAGCATGCCAGGCAGCTGCTGGGGAGGAGCGAGTCTATTTTGGCCCAAAGGGCCAAGGCTGTCACCCCAGAACTGAAAGAATATCCCATCCCTGGCCTGATCGAGATGCTCAACAGATTCAGAGTAGACCTCACTTTGGATCCTACATCAGCTGATTCCTGTGTTTCTGTTTTGTGGGATCTCAAGAGTGCCAAGGCTGAAGAGGACTGGCAGGTGGAGACTGAGGACACTTCTTGCCATCCTGTGCTTGCTAGGCAAGCCTTCAGATCAGGCAGTCAGTACTGGGAGGTGGATGTGGCTCAACTACCTCAGTGGGTGCTGGGGATCTACACTCCCTACTTGAGGAGGAAAAGGACCAGGAACATGGACATCTGTGACTTTGCTTTCTTGCTTCGCTGTGTCAAGAAGGAAGGAGATTACTACTTACAGACCTATCCTGGGCCATTGGACCATCGAATGAAAGGCCCTCTACCTCGGGTAGGGGTGTACTTGGAATATTCCTCAGGCACTCTGGCCTTTTACAATGTTCTCCAGAGTTCTCTTATTTATAAATTCCATTCTATTCCTTTCACAGCCCCTGTCACACCCATCTTTTCCCCTGGACCCCCACTTCTAGGAACAAATCCTGGCCCCATGACTCTCTGTCCAGTGGACTCTCATCTTTGTGCTTGTTGCTACTCCTCTCAATGA
- the LOC100933943 gene encoding tripartite motif-containing protein 43-like → MAVTGEVVKELQNEITCSICRSYFCEPVTIRCGHNFCQACLSSSWRVEALAFSCPECRRVFHHREIPIVNRRLAELTELGKELSSRLMQSTEGQSQCVTHEKPFKLFCEEDQKALCVTCCETPEHGAHKIFPVREAAYKYKRELQRIRSLLGNYLEEDEQLLAQEEKPAVDWSSLFSNEYYKIYNLRWRAKNLDLPERIRQEQEANQDRLSQHMQTLQDLMLELQALAQQPNVDLLQDAKHLLRRTEAVLSQRAKAVTPELREYPIPGLIEILNRFRVELTMDPTSADSWVSVSGDLKSAKAEEEWQVETKPPEDFPLSYVFAEQAFSSGSQYWEVDVTQLPQWVLGIYTAYLKSRRRRGKKVSCTSLFLLQCVKKEEDYYLQTYPGPLNHRMKSPLPRVGVYLNYCHGTLGFYNVLQRSLIYKFYSIPFTAPVKPIFSPGPPLPGTKPGPMTLCPVDSHLCACCYSSQ, encoded by the coding sequence ATGGCTGTCACTGGGGAAGTTGTGAAGGAATTGCAGAATGAGATCACCTGTAGCATCTGCAGGAGCTACTTCTGTGAACCTGTCACCATCAGGTGTGGGCACAATTTTTGTCAAGCTTGTCTCTCCTCCAGCTGGAGAGTTGAAGCTTTAGCTTTCTCCTGTCCTGAATGCAGGCGAGTTTTCCACCACAGGGAGATCCCAATAGTGAACAGGCGCCTAGCAGAGTTGACTGAGCTGGGTAAAGAGCTCAGTTCCAGGCTTATGCAGAGCACTGAAGGACAAAGCCAGTGTGTCACTCACGAGAAACCCTTCAAGCTATTCTGTGAAGAGGATCAGAAAGCACTGTGTGTGACATGTTGTGAAACCCCAGAGCATGGCGCTCACAAGATCTTCCCCGTACGAGAGGCTGCTTACAAATATAAGAGGGAGCTCCAGCGCATTCGGAGTCTCCTGGGGAACTATTTGGAAGAAGATGAGCAACTTCTTGCTCAAGAGGAGAAACCTGCTGTTGACTGGAGCAGTTTGTTTTCAAATGAATACTACAAAATATACAATTTACGTTGGAGGGCAAAGAACCTAGACTTACCTGAAAGGATAAGACAAGAGCAGGAGGCCAACCAGGACAGACTATCCCAGCACATGCAAACCCTTCAGGACCTCATGCTAGAGCTGCAGGCTCTAGCTCAACAACCCAATGTGGATCTGCTACAGGATGCCAAGCACCTACTGAGAAGGACTGAGGCTGTTTTGTCTCAAAGGGCCAAGGCTGTCACCCCAGAGCTGAGAGAATATCCCATCCCTGGCCTGATCGAGATACTGAACAGATTCAGGGTGGAGCTCACCATGGATCCCACATCAGCTGATTCCTGGGTTTCTGTTTCTGGGGATCTCAAGAGTGCCAAGGCTGAAGAGGAATGGCAGGTGGAGACCAAGCCTCCTGAGGACTTTCCTCTTTCTTATGTCTTTGCTGAGCAGGCCTTCAGCTCAGGCAGCCAGTACTGGGAAGTGGATGTGACTCAACTTCCTCAGTGGGTCCTGGGGATCTATACTGCCTACTTGAAAagtaggagaaggagggggaagaaagtgTCCTGTACCTCTCTATTCCTGCTTCAGTGtgtcaagaaggaagaagattaCTATTTACAAACCTATCCTGGGCCACTAAACCATCGAATGAAAAGCCCTTTACCACGGGTTGGGGTGTACCTGAACTATTGCCATGGCACTCTGGGCTTTTACAACGTTCTCCAGCGTTCTCTTATTTATAAATTCTATTCTATCCCCTTCACAGCCCCTGTCAAGCCCATCTTTTCCCCTGGCCCTCCACTTCCAGGAACAAAGCCTGGTCCCATGACTCTCTGTCCAGTGGACTCTCATCTTTGTGCTTGCTGCTATTCATCCCAATGA
- the LOC116419553 gene encoding tripartite motif-containing protein 43-like, whose amino-acid sequence MAVTGEVVKELQSEITCSICRSYFCEPATIGCGHSFCQACLSSSWRVGAPVFSCPECRQVSQGREIPLVNRRLAELTRLTKELSSKLMQSTEGQSQCVTHKKPFKLFCEEDQTALCVTCCETPEHGAHNISPLQEAAHKYRRELQNIQSHVGKHLKEDEELLVQEEKHAMHWYWMIIEQYCQTHFFLMEKESQFLESLKEEEKASQNRVSQHMQRLQDLIQELKEAGHQANLDLLQDANQLLERSKALLAQRVKPVTPELREYPIPGLIEMLNRFRVDLTLDPRSATSYVIISENLKSAKAGAGWQLERKSPKDYAHRYVFAEQAFSSGKKYWEVDVTQLPQWILGIYTRYLRRKRVRNEDSCASVFLLQCVKKKEYYYLQTYPGALDNQMKGPLPRVGVYLEYSSGTLGFYNVLQSSVIYKFHSIPFTAPVKPIFSPGPPLPGTKPGPMTVCPVDSHFCACCHFSQ is encoded by the coding sequence ATGGCTGTCACTGGGGAAGTTGTGAAGGAACTGCAGAGTGAGATCACCTGTAGCATCTGCAGGAGCTACTTCTGTGAGCCTGCCACTATCGGGTGTGGGCACAGTTTTTGTCAAGCTTGTCTCTCCTCCAGCTGGAGAGTTGGAGCCCCAGTTTTCTCCTGTCCTGAATGCAGGCAAGTTTCCCAGGGCAGAGAGATCCCATTAGTGAACAGGCGCCTAGCAGAGTTGACTCGGCTGACCAAAGAGCTCAGCTCCAAGCTTATGCAGAGCACTGAAGGACAGAGCCAGTGTGTCACTCACAAGAAACCCTTCAAGCTCTTCTGTGAGGAGGACCAGACCGCACTGTGTGTGACATGTTGTGAAACTCCAGAGCATGGGGCTCACAACATCTCCCCCTTACAAGAGGCTGCTCACAAATACAGGAGGGAGCTCCAGAACATTCAGAGTCATGTGGGGAAACATTTGAAGGAAGATGAGGAACTTCTTGTTCAGGAGGAGAAACATGCTATGCACTGGTACTGGATGATCATAGAACAATACTGCCAAACCCACTTCTTCTTGATGGAGAAAGAATCTCAATTTCTTGAAAGcctgaaggaagaggagaaggccAGCCAGAACAGAGTATCCCAGCATATGCAAAGGCTACAGGATCTCATACAAGAGCTGAAGGAAGCAGGACACCAAGCCAATCTGGATCTGCTGCAGGATGCCAACCAACTGTTGGAGAGGAGCAAGGCTCTGTTGGCCCAAAGGGTCAAGCCTGTCACCCCAGAACTGAGAGAATATCCCATCCCTGGCCTGATCGAGATGCTCAACAGATTCAGAGTGGACCTGACTTTGGATCCTAGATCAGCCACTTCCTATGTGATCATTTCTGAGAATCTCAAGAGTGCCAAGGCTGGAGCAGGCTGGCAGTTGGAAAGGAAGAGTCCTAAAGATTATGCTCATCGTTATGTCTTTGCTGAGCAGGCCTTCAGCTCAGGCAAGAAGTACTGGGAGGTGGATGTGACTCAACTTCCTCAATGGATCCTGGGGATCTATACCCGCtatttgaggaggaaaagggtCAGGAATGAGGACTCCTGTGCTTCTGTATTCCTACTTCAGTGtgtcaagaaaaaagaatattactaTTTACAAACATATCCTGGGGCATTGGACAATCAGATGAAAGGCCCTCTACCTCGGGTTGGGGTGTATTTGGAATATTCCTCTGGCACTCTGGGCTTTTATAATGTTCTACAGAGTTCTGTTATTTATAAATTTCACTCTATTCCCTTCACAGCCCCTGTCAAGCCCATCTTTTCCCCCGGCCCCCCACTTCCAGGAACAAAACCTGGTCCCATGACGGTCTGTCCAGTGGACTCTCATTTTTGTGCTTGCTGCCATTTCTCTCAATGA
- the LOC116419554 gene encoding tripartite motif-containing protein 43-like, with product MAATAKFLKELQSEITCSICRSYFCEPVTIGCGHSFCRACLSSCWRMGAPAFSCPECRQVSQDREIPLVNRCLAELSELGKELSSKPMQSTEGQSQCVTHKKLIKLFCDEDQIPLCVTCCETPEHGAHKISPMQEAAHKYRRALQHLQIHLGKTLEEDEQLLAQEERPAVDWHGMIMREFHKLHHWLIDEETLCLKRIKQEQKDIQDRLFQHMQSLQDLMQELQEAEDQPNLDLLQDATELLERSEAMLAQQTKAISPELRKYPIPGLIEMLNRFRVDLTLDPRSATSCVTISEDLKHVKAGGGWQVKTKPPEDSPHHYVFAKEVFSSGSQYWEVDVTQLPQWILGIYTPNLKRKRSRKAPSCVAVFLLQCVKKEGNYYLQTYPGPLKYQMKHSLPRVGVYLEYSSGTLAFYNILQNCLIYKFHSIPFRAPVTPIFSPGPPLPGTKPGPMTLCPVDSHLCACCYSSQ from the coding sequence ATGGCTGCTACTGCAAAATTTCTGAAGGAATTGCAGAGTGAGATCACCTGTAGCATCTGCAGGAGCTACTTCTGTGAGCCTGTCACCATCGGGTGCGGGCACAGTTTTTGTCGAGCTTGTCTCTCCTCCTGCTGGAGAATGGGAGCCCCAGCTTTCTCCTGTCCCGAATGCAGGCAAGTTTCCCAGGACAGGGAGATCCCATTAGTAAACAGGTGCCTAGCAGAATTGAGTGAGCTGGGCAAAGAGCTCAGCTCCAAGCCTATGCAGAGCACCGAAGGACAGAGCCAGTGTGTCACTCACAAGAAACTCATCAAGCTATTCTGTGATGAGGACCAGATACCACTGTGTGTGACATGTTGCGAAACTCCAGAGCATGGGGCTCACAAAATCTCCCCCATGCAAGAGGCTGCTCACAAATACAGGAGGGCGCTCCAGCACCTTCAGATTCACTTGGGGAAAACTTTGGAGGAAGATGAACAACTTCTTGCTCAGGAAGAGAGACCTGCTGTGGACTGGCATGGGATGATCATGAGAGAATTCCACAAACTGCACCACTGGCTGATTGACGAAGAGACCCTATGTCTTAAAAGGATAAAGCAAGAGCAGAAGGACATCCAGGACAGACTATTCCAGCATATGCAAAGCCTGCAGGACCTCATGCAAGAGCTACAGGAAGCAGAGGACCAACCCAATCTGGATCTGCTACAGGATGCCACGGAGTTGCTGGAGAGGAGCGAGGCTATGTTGGCTCAACAGACCAAGGCTATCAGCCCAGAACTGAGAAAATATCCCATCCCTGGCCTGATCGAGATGCTCAACAGATTCAGAGTGGACCTCACTTTGGATCCCAGATCAGCCACTTCCTGTGTGACAATTTCTGAGGATCTCAAGCATGTAAAGGCTGGAGGAGGCTGGCAAGTGAAGACCAAGCCTCCTGAGGACTCTCCTCACCATTATGTCTTTGCTAAGGAGGTCTTCAGCTCAGGCAGCCAGTACTGGGAAGTGGATGTGACTCAACTTCCTCAGTGGATCCTGGGGATCTACACCCCAAACTTGAAAAGGAAAAGGTCCAGGAAGGCTCCCTCCTGTGTCGCTGTGTTCCTGCTTCAATGtgtcaagaaagaaggaaattactaTTTACAGACCTATCCTGGGCCACTTAAATATCAAATGAAACACTCTCTACCTCGGGTTGGGGTGTACTTGGAATATTCCTCTGGCACTCTGGCCTTTTACAATATTCTCCAGAATTGTCTTATTTataaattccattccattcccttCAGAGCCCCTGTTACACCCATCTTTTCCCCTGGCCCCCCACTTCCAGGAACAAAGCCTGGTCCCATGACTCTCTGTCCAGTGGACTCTCATCTTTGTGCTTGCTGCTATTCATCCCAATGA